The window CGACGGCGATCATTTTTAGCTTCGATTTGAGCGCGTTCTTCACCACTTACATTCTGCATCGTTTCTTCAGCCTCTTGCATATTATCAATCGTATTGACAATCATTTCTTGAAGCTTCTCGACATTATCACTACGATCATCGGGCTTTGGTTGATTATTGTACGTCATATTCATTCCTCCATATTTTAAAATTAAAATGTACAAAGTTATTTTGTCACCCTCACTAAAAATTAAACACAAAAATGAATATTGTTTGTTATAATATAGTTATGTAAACATAAAGGGAAAGAGATACCTTGGCGGTATCTCTTTCCCTTTATTATTCACCCTTCGTTTGCATGACTTGAGCATGCTTTCCAGATGTATCCTGCATTTTTTTGCCTTTATTTCCACCAAAGCCACGTGGCTGTGTACCTAATGCTTCTGGTACATGATGTTTACTGTCTCTTTTTGGATTACCCATTAGAATCCCTCCTCAGAAACTTTCGCGAGTATGCTATTACCAGCCGCATATATGCTGCTGTTACTCCTCAGTTAAAGTATTACCTCTGAGAGAGGTTTCATTAATGGTAATGACTGTCTATTCAGCTTTACTTAAATGTTTCTTTTCTAATCTTTCTTCAATTCTCTCGATTGCTTCTTGATCACGTAATAATTGTAATTTATTTTCATTGACAAGCTCAGAAAAAGAACGTTTTCTTGGTTTTCTCACTTTCTTTCACACTCCTTATTTACTATTGTAAACGTTATTATGTCCAATAACTGCATTAATTATTACAAATTTTCGAAAATTAATCTTTTTACGAGCATTTTCGACATTTTTCTTTCCGTTTATATTATAGCATGTTTCACTCCCGAAGTTTATGTAAAATACAATATGTTCTGAAAATTTATTTGATTATTACTAGTAGTTCTCAAAATACTAGTAATAATCAAGAAAAAACACTGATTGATTTCAATCAGTGTTCTTTCAATTACATATCATCGACATATTGTTGCATGATTTCTTCTGTCATAGCTGAGATATATTTATGGCGAATAACTCCATCCTTATCTATAAAGTAAGTTGTTGGTATCGATAAAACCTGATACATTGAATTCACTTCATCATCCTCATCTAGCAGGATTGGAAAAGTAACGCCCATGTCTGTTACAAATTTGTTGACGTTGTATTGAGGGTCAATATTGACTGCCAATATGACTACTTCATCGCCTGCCTGCTTATAAAACGTCTCCATATCCGGCATTTCTTCCTTACATGGCGGACACCACGTTGCCCAAAAGTTTAATATTACTTTCTTCCCCTCAAAATCAGATAGCTTTACAGTTTCTCCCGCTAGATTTTTTAATTCAAAATCAGGTGCCTTCACACCAACCTTTAAGCCCGGAAGGTTGTCCGGCTTTTCTTCTTTTTCCATTGCCTGCACAATCGCAACAGTCATCATTGCTAGTAGCAGGACAGCTGCTGCAACCTTTTTAACCATGAAAAATCCCCCTTAATTTCCACCCATTATAAAGTATATTATACCCTATTATGTATTCATAATAAAATTATTAT of the Bacillus tuaregi genome contains:
- a CDS encoding FbpB family small basic protein, whose amino-acid sequence is MRKPRKRSFSELVNENKLQLLRDQEAIERIEERLEKKHLSKAE
- a CDS encoding acid-soluble spore protein N; its protein translation is MGNPKRDSKHHVPEALGTQPRGFGGNKGKKMQDTSGKHAQVMQTKGE
- the tlp gene encoding small acid-soluble spore protein Tlp → MTYNNQPKPDDRSDNVEKLQEMIVNTIDNMQEAEETMQNVSGEERAQIEAKNDRRRESIDAMRSEIKDENSTR
- a CDS encoding peroxiredoxin family protein, with the translated sequence MVKKVAAAVLLLAMMTVAIVQAMEKEEKPDNLPGLKVGVKAPDFELKNLAGETVKLSDFEGKKVILNFWATWCPPCKEEMPDMETFYKQAGDEVVILAVNIDPQYNVNKFVTDMGVTFPILLDEDDEVNSMYQVLSIPTTYFIDKDGVIRHKYISAMTEEIMQQYVDDM